One window of Streptomyces sp. FIT100 genomic DNA carries:
- a CDS encoding sensor histidine kinase: MLVVTAPPAGLDRFTHPWRWLREHPLALDAALAFAVLVCMVTASFADPNGPHGRPAFFTRTPDAGSVLLMLLAAGVLVFRRRRPVPVLAATGALSVVGYVTGDPPAPVAMSAVIALYTVASRTDRPTTWRVGLLTMTVLTGTAMLFGSAPWYSQENLGIFAWTGMAAAAGDAVRSRRAFIDAIRERAERAERTRDEEARRRVAEERLRIARDLHDVVAHHIALVNVQAGVAAHVMDKRPDQAKEALSHVRAASRSALNELRATVGLLRQSGDPEAPTEPAPGLAGLDELLDTFRHAGLPVELARTDRDSERPAAVDLAAYRIIQESLTNVQKHAGPDAKAEVSVVRVGRTMEVTVLDNGVPAAVPDTDSGGHGLLGMRERVSALGGTLSAGPRYGGGFRVQAILPLKTRPDEDEDA; encoded by the coding sequence TTGCTTGTCGTGACCGCTCCTCCGGCCGGCCTCGACCGGTTCACGCACCCGTGGCGCTGGCTGCGTGAGCACCCGCTCGCGCTCGACGCCGCGCTCGCGTTCGCCGTGCTCGTGTGCATGGTCACCGCCTCCTTCGCCGACCCGAACGGCCCCCACGGACGGCCCGCCTTCTTCACGCGGACGCCGGACGCGGGCAGCGTCCTGCTCATGCTGCTCGCCGCCGGGGTCCTGGTCTTCCGGCGGCGCCGCCCCGTGCCCGTCCTCGCCGCCACCGGCGCGCTGTCCGTCGTGGGGTACGTGACGGGCGACCCGCCCGCGCCGGTCGCGATGTCCGCGGTGATCGCCCTGTACACGGTCGCCTCGCGCACCGACCGGCCGACCACCTGGCGGGTCGGCCTGCTCACCATGACCGTGCTCACCGGCACGGCGATGCTCTTCGGCTCGGCCCCCTGGTACAGCCAGGAGAACCTGGGCATCTTCGCGTGGACCGGCATGGCGGCCGCGGCGGGCGACGCCGTGCGCAGCCGGCGCGCCTTCATCGACGCCATACGGGAGCGTGCCGAGCGCGCCGAGCGCACCCGGGACGAGGAGGCCCGGCGCCGCGTCGCCGAGGAGCGGCTGCGGATCGCCCGCGACCTCCATGACGTGGTGGCGCACCACATCGCCCTGGTCAACGTCCAGGCGGGGGTCGCGGCGCACGTCATGGACAAGCGCCCCGACCAGGCCAAGGAGGCGCTCTCGCACGTCCGCGCGGCGAGCCGGTCGGCGCTGAACGAGCTGCGTGCGACCGTCGGTCTGCTCCGCCAGTCCGGCGACCCGGAGGCCCCGACCGAGCCGGCCCCCGGCCTCGCCGGGCTCGACGAGCTGCTCGACACCTTCCGCCACGCCGGCCTGCCGGTCGAGCTGGCCCGCACCGACCGGGACTCCGAGCGGCCCGCCGCCGTCGACCTCGCCGCGTACCGGATCATCCAGGAGTCGCTGACCAATGTGCAGAAGCACGCGGGGCCGGACGCCAAGGCAGAGGTGAGCGTCGTACGGGTGGGGCGCACCATGGAGGTCACGGTCCTGGACAACGGGGTGCCCGCGGCCGTGCCCGACACGGACAGCGGCGGCCACGGCCTGCTCGGCATGCGCGAACGCGTCTCGGCGCTCGGCGGCACCCTCAGCGCCGGGCCCCGGTACGGCGGGGGCTTCCGGGTGCAGGCGATACTGCCGCTCAAGACCCGCCCCGACGAGGACGAGGACGCATGA